In Garra rufa chromosome 15, GarRuf1.0, whole genome shotgun sequence, a single genomic region encodes these proteins:
- the LOC141287032 gene encoding indoleamine 2,3-dioxygenase 2-like: protein MSEIELLKEENLFEAAASPTSPAVTQANAVPQDPPSEPAAAKRGRKPSRSTIHARRTPPSPSPSRHQPPSPASSFASALSSIPATGNIKMPLLETHLLQTHRELRLAYLALSMMTVGYVWQEGERETIKVLSHSLSVPFCEVSDRLGLPPILIYADAVLANWKKRDSDSSCPGGWSQTILEVKMLDVEVLGWCGYTWSVVVRPVGSPEASSDHESAAPVPPEVAAPAAEPSKEAAFMAEPPKRTLLLTFPGGESVREFFMVSLLVELARFLFSQSILDVINGIHDNDVSMVTKALDVVSQTIDSMKQTLKLMHEYVDPSIIYGIMRIYLSGWKDNLLMPDGLMYEGVQEKPMEFSGSSAAQSSILHCFDELLGVQHEGSSGAFLRRMRDYMLPSHKHFIENISSRSSLRMFVLQQGDERLTHIFEQCVARLVDFRNYHITIVTRYITIPASRAKQLRANKQDLAEELDTIRKAPTALEERGTGGSGIMTFLKTVRDKTQAHHTRKLLLHLL from the exons ATGTCCGAGATAGAACTTCTCAAAGAGGAGAATCTTTTCGAGGCCGCTGCCTCGCCAACATCACCTGCCGTGACACAGGCAAACGCTGTCCCGCAGGATCCTCCAAGCGAGCCCGCGGCTGCAAAACGGGGCCGTAAACCCTCTCGTTCCACCATTCACGCTCGCCGAACCCCACCATCACCTTCACCCTCGAGGCATCAGCCGCCTTCGCCAGCGTCTTCCTTCGCCTCAGCCCTTTCCTCCATCCCAGCTACAGGGaa TATCAAG ATGCCTCTGTTGGAGACTCATTTGTTGCAGACACATCGTGAGCTGCGTTTGGCTTATCTGGCTTTGAGCATGATGACTGTGGGTTACGTATGGCAGGAGGGCGAAAGAGAAACAATCAAA GTGCTTTCGCATAGTCTGTCGGTACCATTCTGTGAGGTGTCTGACAGACTGGGTCTGCCCCCTATTCTCATCTACGCTGATGCAGTCCTTGCCAACTGGAAGAAAAGAGATTCAGATAG CAGCTGTCCGGGTGGCTGGTCTCAGACGATCTTGGAGGTGAAGATGTTGGATGTGGAGGTCCTGGGCTGGTGTGGTTACACTTGGTCTGTGGTTGTGAGGCCAGTTGGAT ctccagaggcctcgtctgacCATGAGTCTGCAGCGCCAGTGCCTCCAGAGGTGGCAGCACCAGCTGCAGAACCTTCCAAGGAGGCGGCATTCATGGCAGAACCTCCCAAGAGG acgttgttGTTGACATTTCCTGGTGGGGAAAGTGTAAGAGAATTTTTTATGGTGTCACTGCTGGTGGAGTTGGCA CGGTTTCTTTTTTCACAGTCTATCCTTGATGTCATTAATGGCATCCATGATAATGATGTTTCTATGGTCACTAAAGCTCTGGATGTTGTCAGTCAGACCATAGACAGCATGAAACAGACCCTTAAACTAATGCATG AATATGTAGATCCCTCCATAATCTATGGCATTATGAGGATCTATCTGTCTGG ATGGAAAGATAACCTATTAATGCCAGACGGTCTCATGTATGAGGGAGTTCAGGAGAAGCCAATGGAGTTTTCAGGAAGCAGTGCTGCTCAAAGTAGTATCTTACACTGCTTTGATGAGCTGCTGGGAGTCCAACATGAAGGCAGCAGTG GTGCCTTCCTGAGAAGAATGAGGGACTACATGCTGCCCTCTCATAAGCATTTCATTGAAAACATCTCTAGTCGCTCGTCTCTGCGCATGTTTGTGCTCCAGCAAG gggatgagcGTTTAACACACATATTTGAGCAGTGTGTGGCTCGCTTGGTTGACTTTCGGAATTACCACATTACCATTGTCACCCGTTACATCACTATCCCGGCCTCCCGTGCCAAACAGCTTCGTGCCAACAAGCAGGATTTGGCTGAGGAGCTGGATACGATCAGAAAAGCACCCACAGCGCTGGAGGAAAGAGGTACTGGAGGGTCAGGGATTATGACCTTTCTGAAGACAGTGCGTGACAAAACACAAGCACACCACACACGCAAACTCCTTCTTCACTTACTTTAG